In the genome of Podospora pseudocomata strain CBS 415.72m chromosome 2 map unlocalized CBS415.72m_2.2, whole genome shotgun sequence, one region contains:
- a CDS encoding uncharacterized protein (EggNog:ENOG503NWJG; COG:S), translating to MPTITLASFLSNFTFGFAHGLIVPFALAAGLSSLGIPAHISMGIGGYLAARPSSTSTRSSSPPAEEAEDGEKEEVSSSDGLLPSRRRCQDSEEKAAEEIKESPIVAGLAVSFGYLLGGILLLFPYFFFGMENIHVGLAWSFGVCVVALFLFGFGKDFILTRNDKDVVEEDVGKRRVEKSCVGGCANGFAGECCCCGGGIVCQGF from the exons ATGCCCACCATAACACTCGCTTCTTTCCTCTCAAACTTCACCTTCGGCTTCGCACATGGCCTCATCGTTCCCTTTGCCCTCGCAGCAGGCCTATCCTCACTGGGAATACCCGCACA CATCAGCATGGGAATTGGCGGCTATCTAGCTGCTCGCCCTTCTTCTACCTCTACCAGGTCTTCGTCACCAccagcggaggaggcggaagatggagagaaagaggaggtATCAAGCAGCGATGGGCTGCTTCCTTCTCGTCGCCGGTGTCAAGACtccgaggagaaggccgctgAGGAGATAAAGGAGAGTCCCATTGTGGCAGGGTTGGCTGTGTCTTTTGGTTATTTACTTGGGGGGATACTGCTCCTGTTTCCGTACTTCTTTTTCGGTATGGAGAATATACATGTGGGATTAGCGTGGAGCTTTGGGGTTTGTGTGGTCGCTTTGTTTCTCTTTGGCTTTGGGAAGGACTTTATTCTGACAAGGAATGACaaggatgttgttgaggaagacgtTGGCAAGAGAAGGGTTGAGAAGAGCTGTGTGGGAGGGTGTGCAAATGGCTTTGCTGGGgagtgttgctgctgtggcggcgGTATTGTATGTCAAGGCTTTTGA